TCGCGCTGCGGCTGTAAACACGCCCACGAGCCCAGGCACACCCCAGGCACAAGGTCTGAGCGTACCTACCTCATCGACCTGGGTCAAAACAAATGCTGTCCACCCCGGGGGCGACGGGGCGAGAGGCTTCGCCCGCGTTGTCAATACCGCCGTTCCGAAGGTACGCGATCCCGCTTCGCCGTACATTGATGCCCGCTTTGAGGATCGGGGGGCGGCATGAGTGCTGCGTATCTGCCAGGCGACGGGGGTCTCGACGACCGGGTACCCTTCCTGGCCCGGCTGGAGAGCGACGACCGCGCGGCCCTCCTGGCCCTCGGCAACGACCTCGAATTCGGCCCCCGGGCGACGCTGATGCACCAGAACGAACCCTCGGCCCACATCCTGCTGATCCTGCACGGTTGGACGAAGGTCACCGCGTCCGCGGCCAACGGCTACCAGGCGCTCCTCGCCCTGCGCGGCCCCGGCGACATCATCGGCGAGTCCGCCGTGCTGACCGGGCGGGCCCGCTCGGCGACCGTGACCGCGCTGGCGCCGCTGAAGGCCAAAGCCGTGGAGTACGAGAAGTTCCGGGGCTTCCTCGCCCGCTCCCCCGACGCCTCGTTCAAACTGCTCGGGCTCACCGCCGACCGGATGCGCGCCACCGACCAACGACGGCTGGAGTTCGCCTCGTTGAGCGTGCGGGAGCGTTTCGCGGTGCTGCTCCTCGACCTCGCCCGCACCCACGGCCGCCGTACGGACGAAGGCATCGAGGTCGCCGTACCGCTCACCAAGCAGGAGCTGGCGGGGGCCGTCGGGGCCTCCCGGGAAATGGTCCAGCGACTGCTCAAGGAGCTGCGGGAGCGGGAGGTGGTGCTCACCGGACGGCGGGCGCTGGTGATCGTACGGCCCGACGTCCTGCGCCGGATCGCCCGCGACCGGCCGACGGCCACCGACACCGCACCACCGTGACACCGGGTGACCGCGCGGGAGCCGTGGGTGGCTCTGTGCACACGGTCACAGTTCCACTGCGTCATCCGACCTCACCAGGGGCGGCCCCGCGCCGCCAAGCTCGTCCCAGCCCTTCGGTCCGGGCCCGTCGAGAGGCGGGCCGCCCGTCCGGGGCCCCGTCAGACCAGTGAGAGGCGCCAGCATGACCGACCCCGTGAGCCGCACCTTCCTGCTGCTCGACATCGAGAAGTTCAGTGACCGCGACGACGTCGAGCAGGCGTACCTGCGCAGGATGCTGTACGGCCTCACGGACCGTGTCCTGGAGCACGCCGGCATCGACGAGACGCTGCGGCGGCGCGCCGACCGGGGCGACTCCGTGATGGAACTCATCGACGCCAACGCCCCGTTGACCGCTCTGCTGCGGGCGCTGATCCACGAGGCCCCCGCCCAGCTGCGGTTCATGAACCGGATGGCGTCGCGGTCCGCACAGATGAGGCTGCGGGTGGTACTGGCGACCGGATACGTCTGGGTCGACGAGCACGAGGGGTGGGTGGGCGCCGACCTCAATCACGCCTGCCGACTGCTCGACGCCGGACTGCTGCGCTCCGCGCTCGCTCAGCGCCACGACGACGTCGCGCTGTGCGTCTCGGAGTCCGTGCACGCGGGGATCGTGCGCCACGGCCACCAGGGGATCCCGGCCGAGGACTTCCACGCCGTCACGGTCGACAGCAAGAACGGACCGTTGCGGGCATGGCTGTTCGGCCCGCTCCCCCCGGAAGGGGCCGACGGGGGCGACCAGAACCACAGTGGCACGGGGGCCCTTCCGGTTCCGGGGCGTGAGGGGGGTTCCGGGACCGGGAGGACGGAGGGCGGGGACGGCCGGCACGGGGGTACGGCCGTCCCAGGCTCCGTCATGCACTTCGCGGGCGGCTTCGTGGGCGGCGACAACCACGGCGTGTCCGCGGGACAGGTCGGCGGGGACATCCGATTCGGCGGGAACGGGACCGGGAGCGCCCCGGGTGAGCCCGCATGAGCGCGGACGGGCCCGGCGGGGCTCCGGCCTCCCCGGGGGCGCCGGGCGCGCCGGGCGCCGACAAGCCGCAGAAGGGCGGGGCCCCCAAGGCCGCCGCGCCGAAGGCCGCGGACCCGGCGGACAACGCGGTGCCCGACCCCGCGGCCGCCCCCGAACAGGAGGGCGCGGCCGGGGAGTCCGAACAGCCGCAGGCGGCCTGGACGGCCCGCCGCGACCTGATGAACCACACTCCGCGGAACATGCGTTTCGAGTCGGGCACCCGGATCGGCGGCGGCCTGATCGGCGGCGACAACCTCGGGGTCAGCGCGGGCCGGGTGGCGGGCGATGTCATCAAGGGCAGCAAGACGGAGATCCATTACCACCAGTCCGCCGGGTTCCACGGCAGGGCCGCGCACTCCTCGGGCGAGGTCTCCCGCGCCTGGGTCGAGGAACTCGCGCTGCGTTTCGTGACGGTGGGCACCACCCCCGGCAGCGGCCCCGACGGCGATCCGGCGGCCTGTCAGCAGGTCTTCGACGCCCTCGTGGAGCGGTTGCGGACCGAGCGCGTCCTGGTGCTCGCCGGCCCGCACTTCTCGGGCCGCGGAACCGCCGCGCTGATGCTGCTGCACCGGCTGGAGGCATTCCCCGTACGCGCGCTCGACCGGGAGAGCAGACCGGGTGCCCTGGCCGAGCAGTTGCAGGAGGGCGGGCACGTGCTCTGCGACCCGATCGCCGACCGCGGCAGGCCGCTGCGCGAGGCGGATCTGCTGGCCCTGCGGGAGACGCTGGCGCAGAAGAAGGCGTACCTGGTGATCACGGTGGGGCCCCGGGCGTCGCTGGAGGACATTCCCGTCGCCGAGTGGCGGGCGCCCGCCCCGGGCGCCGTGCTGGAGGCGCACCTGCGGTTACGGGCCGGGTTCGAGGCGGTGCCCGGGCTCATGTCCCTGCCCGCGGTCAAGGAGTTCCTGGAC
This is a stretch of genomic DNA from Streptomyces sp. NBC_00237. It encodes these proteins:
- a CDS encoding Crp/Fnr family transcriptional regulator yields the protein MSAAYLPGDGGLDDRVPFLARLESDDRAALLALGNDLEFGPRATLMHQNEPSAHILLILHGWTKVTASAANGYQALLALRGPGDIIGESAVLTGRARSATVTALAPLKAKAVEYEKFRGFLARSPDASFKLLGLTADRMRATDQRRLEFASLSVRERFAVLLLDLARTHGRRTDEGIEVAVPLTKQELAGAVGASREMVQRLLKELREREVVLTGRRALVIVRPDVLRRIARDRPTATDTAPP